AGCTCAACAGCATAATTTAGCTCACTAAGAGTTAGTTCTGGGCAATTTAAAAACCAATCTCTCACTGTAATACCATAAAATACTAATTTCTTGTCTTGGTTTCTAAATTTGCGCTTTTTAGCTTCAATAATTGGCGTAAGTAAAAATGGACGGACTTCGGGTGGTACTTCTTTAAACTGGATATCAGCTTCAGAAATAATCATCGGCACGCCAAAATTTTCCGTAGGGGAAGACTCCTCTAATACCCATTTAAAAGATTTGCCACAATTGGGGCAATCTACTTCATATTGAATGACAAACTCGGCTTTTTGCTCACTAAAGCAATCTTTGGTGCGAATCAGACTAGGCATTGGTTTGAAAACATGGTGGCAGTGGGGACAACACCTGCTTCCTTGAGTATCTGGGTCGCAAGAAACTGGCTCAAGGCTCCATTTTCTATTGTCACATGGACGACCTAGCCGAAACCAGTTATCGGTCATGTCCAAGATAGTGGCATAATCTTTTCCTAGTGCGGGACGTAATACTCTACCAATCATTTGCAACCAGAGAGTAACGCTACTGGTTGGCCTAGCAATGACAGCAGCACTAGAGTCTGGACAATCAAATCCCTCAGTTAAAATTGCACAATTGCTGATAACTTGTGTTTGTCCACGACGGAATCGGTCTAAAATGGCTTGACGCTCATCATTTGGCGTTTCGCCATCAAGATGTTCGCAGGTGATGCCATCAGCACAAAATGCTGCGGCAATTTGTTTGGAGTGCATAACGTTGACAGCAAAAATTACTGTCTTTTTACCAGCACAAAAATTCTGCCACTGCTTTAATACTTCAGATGGTTTGTAGTCAGAAGCAACTTCCTCTAATTCTTTTCTAGTAAAGTCGCGTTTTTGAGGAACTTTGTGTCGAGAATATTTAAAACCAGCGATTAACTTATAGTCTGTTAAGTATCCCGAAGCAATTAATTCTTTAGTGGATACAGAGCAAATCAGGTGGTCAAAAATATCTCGCAGTCCGTAGCCATCTTCTCTTCTGGGTGTGGC
The nucleotide sequence above comes from Nostoc sp. MS1. Encoded proteins:
- a CDS encoding DEAD/DEAH box helicase, with the protein product MFNLRDYQQDLVSKTFAAWSSGIRKVLLQLSTGGGKTVIFAEIASKMTAQGEGVLVVAHREELILQAAEKLTAVTKLQPGIIKAGYKPTDSPLQIASIQTLARRQIYPPAQLVIIDEAHHSSANSYRRLLDAYPDALVLGVTATPRREDGYGLRDIFDHLICSVSTKELIASGYLTDYKLIAGFKYSRHKVPQKRDFTRKELEEVASDYKPSEVLKQWQNFCAGKKTVIFAVNVMHSKQIAAAFCADGITCEHLDGETPNDERQAILDRFRRGQTQVISNCAILTEGFDCPDSSAAVIARPTSSVTLWLQMIGRVLRPALGKDYATILDMTDNWFRLGRPCDNRKWSLEPVSCDPDTQGSRCCPHCHHVFKPMPSLIRTKDCFSEQKAEFVIQYEVDCPNCGKSFKWVLEESSPTENFGVPMIISEADIQFKEVPPEVRPFLLTPIIEAKKRKFRNQDKKLVFYGITVRDWFLNCPELTLSELNYAVELLDCPEQTFELSIESLVYRLRNAQEWTDITKIMSQRSESIKKLIWSRLSSYEKNKFKKMKVDYENLINELQDWLTEENLTLVADYLSDCQDISMISSLCEIYHKLVIKAAIDRVSQDKRDQISQWVAQLERQTEFKNLYFS